In the genome of Lathyrus oleraceus cultivar Zhongwan6 chromosome 4, CAAS_Psat_ZW6_1.0, whole genome shotgun sequence, the window ATATAAACAAGTTTTTGTTGGAGTATTACTGTGTTAGAACACATTGATTTAAAGACAACATCATTTATTCAAGTTGGTTGTAAACATATCTTAGACGAGATTGGATTTTATTTTTTACAAAGTCAAGCGAATAGATAAAACAGGTTTAGATAACTCAAAGTATAGTTGCACATTTAGGAAGATGAACGGTATTCCATGTGCTTCTTTAATTGCAAATAAAGTGAAGGTCAACACAATGATACATATGGATGAGATTTACACTCATTGAAAAAGACTCTGatttgatgatgatggtgtaaTGAATGATGATAAATCAAACATATCTATCATGACCGAGTGAAAAGTGATACAAGAGAGATTCATCCAAGTTGATGACAACATGAAATTGCACATCAAAGAGCAGTTGAGGTAGATTGTCTATTCTAAAACCACTACTTTGAAACCACCTTTAAAACCGATAAAACTAAAAATGCCCCTAAAAAGGTCAAACCGACAAAGACTGACAATTCTACGAGACGATCTACTTCTTACTTTGAACAAGTTGACTCACATTTTTCGGATTCTCCAACTCctaaatatataaaaaaaattattttcaagGGAGCTCGCATTAGAAAACCACCCCACCCCCTCCCCACCGTTACAAAAAACCATCCACATTGAAGATATATTAttttttatgcacaaatacattGAATACATTGTAGATGTTAAATGTGACGACAACTGTGGTTTTTGAGTTATTTCGGGTTTGCCCAGTAAAGGAGAGAAGAACCACCAATTTTTCGCCATCAACTTATACAAAATTCGACGACGCATAGGCAATCATACACATCACTATATTATAGGAAAAAGAAAATTACGATGCAATTCTCAAGGCTCCTGTTCCTTGTGTTAGTGATTCGTCACTATTTAAAAATTAGACGCGCTTTCCTGAAATGAGACATCTTATAGCAAGTGCTTATGATATGATGTGTATTGATATGACAAGATATTGTTTCTCGAAAACATTTTCCACTTCAGAGTAGGTCACCTCAAAATTCATCCTAACGCATCATGTGTGTTGGGTGGCTTTCACAAATATAATattttgttcaagtttatttGAAACCGGAGTGTCCTATACCAAAGACATCATCGGAGTGGGTGGTACATTTCACAAAAGAGACTGAAACTTGGTTAGATCACTTTCAGGAAAGGATAGAAGAATTCACCAAATTGAGCGACAATGAAAAAAATCAGATAAGAAAAGGTCAAAGAAGGAACCACCGATAGGTATAGATTTACGTGGTGGCACATACTTTGAtacattttaatttttatataacAATCTAACTCAGTTTTTGTAAGTAATATTGTCATTGAAAGTAATCTCGATACAATTTGGGAAATATGTAATGTACATTCTACATTAATGTTATAGAATTTGGTGGTAATTTTTAGACATTTTCATGTTTCAAAATTTGGGCCTGCATATATAAAAATTTTGTATGAACAGTGCTTTGTGGATTGATTATAGATATGTATCTCTGGACACATCCCATTTTAATTGTAAAAATAAGTGCTTTGTGGATTGATTATAGATATGTATCTCTGGGCACATCCCATTTTAATTGTAAAAATAACTACATAGGGGATTTTATGGATGTGTATCTCTATAAAAATCCTTATTTTCTAAAAAATAAGGTGTCTAAATATGCATATCTCTGATGACAAAATATTGTTTCTAAGATCCAAATTGATATAAAATTTGTATAAATAAGGGGTATTTCATCCCGATGTTTTtaaaaaacacacacacacacgaaTAAATACATATGTCAATCTTACATTTATGTATTTTAATGACGCAAAACCACCGCTTCAATTTAGGATCTCAGAAGATACACCTCTCATCAATCTAAAACCAAAACTAGACACTCTCCTACAATATCCAAAAATTGAAGAGTGGTCAAACTCGAGTATCGTTCACTCTCGATTGACGACGAAGGAAAGATATGGTTCTACAAACTTGAACTGAAGACATATGAAAGTTTAAAGGTTACGTGAAATACATTTTATCATTATTCATCAAAAGATCCGATTAAAATGGATACGACGATTGCAAGATCGACCGACGATATTTTAAAGATGTTACGATGTCCTGAATCACCCGTTTGTAATGAAATGTGATATTAAATTTTTTTTCCAACATTCTGTAATTGTTTCTAGTTTGACTGTTTCTGGTTTGTGACCTAACAAAACATATTCCAGAGATCATCTCTGGAAAACTCATCGAGTTTTGAATTAAGGGTTGTTAGAAGAAGCATCTTCCATACCCTCTCTAATGTTAATATGGAGATACATCTCTAAACTAAATTTTGACAAAATAAGAATCACTCACCAATTTACACTAATGAGTGTAAAAAAAGTATGTCTAAAGATCCATCTCCAGATTTTATCTTCAGATTTCAGAAGCAACTATGACTTTTCACCGTGGTATGAAAACACCCCAGGGAATGAAGAGAGTACTCCCCTCAATGAAAATGCAATAACCCACAATAACTTCATCTCTCCACTTATTCTTTGTCTAAATCAGCCACCAATAGATCTATCTTCCATCAAATCTTAAAGAGTCAAATATGCAACCATCGTCATGCCAACATTTCCAACACACTTCCGTAATATTCCTAAATCGTAATTGTTCCGATACATTATCACAAAATTTCAAGGGTTGACATCTACCCCAGTGTCAAAATAGTCTCTATCCAATCAAATCCCAAAAAACTCTCTCTCTTAATTAGACCCTCCGGTCACTATTATAAGTAAATTTGACTTTTTTGATACATTTGACTGTCAAAATATCTAGTTCATATATGAACTTGATACATTGACAGTCAAATATACCAAAAAAATCAAATTTACTTATAATAGTGACCAGAGACAATACCCCATTATTTATTTGGAGACAACACTTCTAACTGCAGTATACATGacatttttaataaaaaaactACTAACAAATAAACTGTTTACTAATAATAATATTAACTAAATCACTTCAATTGATAAAATATTAGGATGTAGTTTAATTCATAATTCATTCAAGTATCCAAATCCACTTACTAAGAAAATTTTTGTTGTATGTGTATGTCTGATCTCTCATGTCTCAGTGCAGGCAGGCATATGACAGTAAAGATGTCTGAATTCAAGGGACCAAAATAAACGCAAACCTTCGTGAGTTTGTTTCTCTTGCAGATTTATTATATGGTAAGCCTGTGCCACAACAAATTAGCATATCCATATAGCTGGAGTTACTTATTACAATATAAAAGGTCCATAAACTTTGCAGAAAACGCCGCACAAATGTGGCATCTAACACTGCAATGCAAGACTATTTGACAGAAAGAAAAAAACATTGAAAGATTAAAAAATCTATAAACAGATAACATCTTTTTCTGCAGTGGCCCATAACAGAAAATGCATAAACAGATAACATATTTTCCGCAGTGGCCCATAACTTCAAACAACCAATACTAATTCAATTCTATTTCTAGCAGAGTTTCAGACAATGCTATATTAAGTGATGATCTATTTGATTGATTCTTCTTGGATAATCAAACATATAATTTTGACAATCATCTAAGCCTATTTCATGAGCATATTTTAATGTTTTGTTTAGATCCAGTTTCTGGTACACCTGTCTTATTTCCTCACCAATTATTATCAGCTAAACATAAGATACGTTCAAATAACATGGAATCTGTCAGGTCAGGTAAGAAAAACACAGTTCTTTCATACAGAAAACTGAAAATTATGCAAATTGAAGATATTTAATTACATGAGATCAGAACTCAATCAAGGCAACAAATATAAGTACTGTATGACTGTATGAATATTATTTCCACAAGGACAGTGATTACCCATAACAGCATAAATAAGTTGAGCAAGACACTAGACTTATGAATATATACAAGAGATATTTCAGTATTCGCAGGAGAAAAATCCAACTCTAACATTAAGACCTGTAAGATAAACAGCTATCCAGGTAGAAGGTAGATAGTTTACACATGACACATAAAAACTTTTTCAACTAATCCTGATAAAATGAGTTCACCTGTCAAAACCATCTTATCTTATCTTTTAATATACTATGAACTCTTTCTCTTTATATGATGCAATACAGCAGGGGATCCTTCAAATAAATCTAATAAAAAAGTCTCTAGATCCTCTGGTGAATACTTAATGTATTTGCTTGAATGTCTTCCTTCCAGCTGACAGCTAAATCTCCCTACAAATGAGCGGTATGCAGGAATCACCCTCTCAGATATAGATATTCGCATCTCTTCACGAAGCTGCTCATCAGGTACCTTCCAACCTGTCTGAACCCTGTATATTTCTTCAAAACATGCATTGAAATTCTTGAACCTCTCCTTCAAAGCCATTTTTGAGGCACTATTAGAGCTCCCTCCAATCCCTTCATCCTTCAAACAAGACAAGGCCTTACTCCAAGAGACTCTAAGGTATCCTGTAGAGTACTGTCGTACCTTAACGCTGCGTTTACGAATCCATTTTTCTCTCAAGACATCTTTAAGATCCGAGTCCTTCACTTTGCGCACTAGGTAATAGAGATTGTTCATCAAAAACACCTGCTGCAATGCAATGTCTTCATAAAGTTTTGATTTTTCCTCAAGATTATGCTCAAGTTCAGACATTAACAACAGTATTTGTCGGCCTAAAGGGGACAAATCCTCTAACTGTGAAACCTCACCCCCCAAATCATTTTTAAAGTGATAAAGAGCCTCTTCGCTGATTTCCAAAAGCGAATCCATAGCATCACTATAATCGACAAGCAGTTTCAGGTAATTCATAACATACCGAGGCAAAGGATGAACATCCCCAGTTATAACCGGCTTTCTAGAAGTCTCATGCCTAATACAATTCTCAAATTCAGCAAATGTCCCTTTTACTGCCTCACCAAGGCCTTTGAGCACACCCTTTGCTTCCGTGATGACAAGCGCATCCAAAACCATTTCTTCCAAATCAGGCAAAGCATCTCTCAAAGCCTCATACATATCCAATATCCTAAACAACTTCTCAGGTGACCTCTTACAAATGGCAACGGCTTCACCGAAATTCAACAACATCATGACACAGGCTTTAGCAGTTTCATTGAAACATGTATCCTTCAAATCATAGAATTCACCAAAAAGGCTATCACAAAGCCTTTTCTCCCCACTCAACAAAACCCCAACAACAGCTTTAACAGCTTGCACCCAATGCTTCATTTTCTCATCCAAACTCTTCCACTCAACCTTCTGAACCTCTTCAATACTCATCTTCTCAACACCTAGAATAGTCAAACACTCAATCAAAGCGTCACGACGAACACTACTATAAACCTGAAGACACTCCCTCTCATAACCAGACCTAACCATACGATCAATAATATCTTTGAGATTCAGAATCGATTCAGGACGCACTAAATCCACAAACAAATCATCTCCTAGGCTAACACCACGCTCATGAAACCTATTAGAACCGGCATCCTCGCCAAAACTCCCAGAATTATCATCTATACCACCATCTTGGGAACTGAAAGAGAGGGAACTCCTCCTGTTAGTACTGCACCGGCTAACAGCGTTCGGCGGGATGGTATTACAAATCAGCACGTGACGAAACTCATCCTCGAGCCTCGACATAGCAAGCTGGATCGCGGTCTCAGCACGATCCAAAATGATCCGATCAGTTTTCCCGGTTGAATGATCCGGCGAGATCGAGAAATGTTCGATCCACTGAATGATCTCATCAACAGCGAGAAAATACTCGACAGGATCATTAGGAGGATCAAAAAGCGAAGTAGATTGACGAGAAGACTCGGTGTAGAGAGAAGAATCATCGATTATAATTTTCTCAGCGGCTTCGAAACGGTCAAGCTCTTCATCCTCGGAGGATTTGGAATCATCACCGTTGATTAGGTCAGTGATGCCGGATAAACGGTTATCGAAGGTGGAGAAAATCAATAGCATGTCTTCACGATCCTCTTTAGGAGCTTTTAGGCTTTTCAGGATCTGTTGAGCTGTAGCGAGAACTCGATCGTCTCCACCAGCGCCTCCGCCTAGGCTGGTGGTGGTGGTGGCGGCCATGATCGGAATTGAATTAGGGTTTGTATTGGATTGGTAGTTTTTTTTGTAGTGTGGAAGATGGTGAAGTAAAATAAAGGGGTTTGGTATTGGAATTGGGTTATAGAAAGAAGTGATGAAGGTGtaagaaaaaaatagaaaatagaatGGAAGATACGTTGGGTATTATTCTCGGATATTGTCagattttaattaatttatttgattatttattttttatagtttttttagGGGATGATAGAGTTAGGTGTTGTTTGGGAATGGATGAAGAAAagttagagagagagagaggcaGTTGTTTTGTGTTGGTTTGGCCGGCTCGTTGGAAAATGGATAGTTACAAAAGTTGTGGGGGGTTTTGGGTTATAACTTACAAATCAAGCGCTGTAATAATTTTAAGATTTTTTTTCCCTTCATTGTAATATGTTTGACGGGTTTTCTGGTTTTTATTTTTGACTGAAtcaaataatattaattattttctagcaaaaaaattttaaaaatataaaaaagtAATGATCCCATGATAAAAGATATAATgtaataaatatatatatttttttgttaaAAGTGTAATAAATATATTATGGTTGATTCTGAATTTATTGAAAAAGGTTGTTTCATTGAGAAAAAATATTCTCATGTCTTGTTGGTATAAATATGTTAAAGAATAAAATACTTTTGATTCATTATAAAAATATTAATGATATTTTTTTAATCagaaaatttaaaaaaattaagatTTAAATCTTTTAATGAAAAATACTTAAATAAAATTTATATGGGGAAGTAATTTTTTCCTAATTTGCACTTATATatacttttattattattaattaattttttttaccaATAAATGTTTTAACAGTCATTAATATTTTTGTTCAATTTATATCCGTTTTACTATTATTATATTCAAAATACTAGAAAACAAGGTTTTTTTACCAagataacccactttttcgaaaaaattcccaaaataccccagttttcagcaaaattcccaatctaccccacttttaggaggaggcgtcaattgaattggcgactcctcttaaaaattgcaaggaggcgccaattggattggctagggcacctgccctagccaatccaattggcgcctatgtgtaatttttaagaggaggcgccaattcaattggcgactcccttaaaaaagcctcaaatggaaaaacctccaacatgaaagttgtagacttttcaagacaatgaatttggacataaattttgcatcatttggagtttttatgagaaagttataggcagttgaagttggacttttgagtttttcaactgttatctgacctataatgtcttgcattatcgCATATGTTTTGTTTAGGAatatgaaaatttgtccaacataacatttgaagtagacatctcaaattttccaatgcacttggtcccacctcaaaataattaaaaatgagtgagttaggtccctgcgaacttgacccaaaattagggtttctgtcaaaatgacctataatgttttgaaatgaatgatgagcttccaagtttcaaatggatttttgatgaacatgaaagttgttcatatggcgactattgttaaaacttgaatggaggtgccaattggattggctatggcaggtgccctagccaatccaattggcgcctatgtgtaggttttaagaggaggcgccaactcaattggcgactccctcataaaatgcctttttttgacttataaatagatgcgttgtgtgaccaattgttccacaactcatataatcatttggctatcatgtttggtgttcgtcgccgatacggtaaggtgatttatgcgagagacaaacctcaattgctgatgctgttttggaacatcaccacgttagatcaactgaagagggagctggttcgatggttagacgggaaaataccagaaggggaaaaaatcagaagtattgagagacttgacagtatctttggttggatgcgaatgaagactgataaggatgctagggaaatgatgttcggtcgagacgacattaatttgattgttgtaatcagttagaattaattatgttttcagatgttttgtactgatgttggttatgaaactcgttgtaacaagaacttaatgatatataatgattgattgttacagaaatacaatgttaaaaaaagcttaagatctagatacaatgttacaaaaaacttaagatctagatgatgctccttgattgggatagttgtttttgttgtgtcctggttgacgacagatactacataatgttatcattttatctgtggaatccatctctgttctgatacgtgtgctgtttggccttcctttcttctttctacgcatctcttcattgtgccaaacaatatctccttcatatggaggccagtaatcctccattggtagtactgaaaagctttgactatatacattcatgatggtgttggccttgtacacataagataaatgggtgtaagcgtcttgacgagtataagcgcatgctgcaatgacatgggagcaaggtatgcggaaggcctgaaattttccacaatcgcaccaatttctgtgtagtctaacagcgtaggctaaatttggtctcccctcgttgttgcccattgtttcctggacgctgaaattttgtctatgacggtcaaacactgttacagcgtgtgtcgtagctttgatgctctcctctttcatgaccttcatgcaacactcactgaatacttgtccggacattaacactgcactccatctttcacctctggttgcgaacatagaagccaacctataataggttgatcttaccaaggcggttatcggcagatttcgaattcctttgaaaaccccgttcatgcattccacaatgtttgttgtcatgtggccccatcgacaaccaccgtcaaatgctcttgtccactgctctactgggatgttatttatccatctccccacgtcttcattagacagtcgaatttcatcacgataatattgaaatgacggttgagttaaagcatacccaacattcaccaccttcttgcaaagattcttatcttttatagcacgcatgaagttttgtgcaatgtgtctgatacaatagacatgtgtagaaggaggatcatgccatccgttgtcatggttgttgtaggcactttcaatggcagcatgtctatcagatatcaaacatagattggcttgtggagcgacatgcgttctgagatgtcgaagaaagaaaccccatccaccagccgtttcaccttcaacaagagcaaaggcaatgggaaatacattgttgttaccgtcttgtgcaaccgccatgagcaaagtgttggagaatagccatccaaggcgcagcggaatttaaaattttctccatttagtgatccttacgaatgggcatgatcagtgatagaatcgttacctcttgtggcgattcaaacctttggtgcagatctctgataatgatcaaaacctttggtacagatccacggggcgatcacgaatgttgaacgatgacaacgtctctactcagtccacacgaacggattccttcaatcgcagtgctagctgtttgtgaatgaaggctttgagtgagagagagatacgaaattccaactcttcagttgtgttgtttttcccatacaaagcttctgcacaagagctctatttatagaaccacttgtgtgggcttcaagccaaaaagcccacttaagtgcattttggcctatatctcataatatgccaaaatcacttaagtacttggtaccttaccatatttcgtattctacttaagtacaccgtaccttacgatgttccttaattattctatctctcatcaatccgtcctttgtgtgtgaccctataggttttcgcgacgttggcaattatattaaatcacgcatttaacataataaacagtgagcggtatctagcaacacatcactgctacccaagtcacgaaaatgtcatgtgatctgacaaaacctcctgtgataataattatgtgtataattacccc includes:
- the LOC127074062 gene encoding exocyst complex component EXO70B1; translated protein: MAATTTTSLGGGAGGDDRVLATAQQILKSLKAPKEDREDMLLIFSTFDNRLSGITDLINGDDSKSSEDEELDRFEAAEKIIIDDSSLYTESSRQSTSLFDPPNDPVEYFLAVDEIIQWIEHFSISPDHSTGKTDRIILDRAETAIQLAMSRLEDEFRHVLICNTIPPNAVSRCSTNRRSSLSFSSQDGGIDDNSGSFGEDAGSNRFHERGVSLGDDLFVDLVRPESILNLKDIIDRMVRSGYERECLQVYSSVRRDALIECLTILGVEKMSIEEVQKVEWKSLDEKMKHWVQAVKAVVGVLLSGEKRLCDSLFGEFYDLKDTCFNETAKACVMMLLNFGEAVAICKRSPEKLFRILDMYEALRDALPDLEEMVLDALVITEAKGVLKGLGEAVKGTFAEFENCIRHETSRKPVITGDVHPLPRYVMNYLKLLVDYSDAMDSLLEISEEALYHFKNDLGGEVSQLEDLSPLGRQILLLMSELEHNLEEKSKLYEDIALQQVFLMNNLYYLVRKVKDSDLKDVLREKWIRKRSVKVRQYSTGYLRVSWSKALSCLKDEGIGGSSNSASKMALKERFKNFNACFEEIYRVQTGWKVPDEQLREEMRISISERVIPAYRSFVGRFSCQLEGRHSSKYIKYSPEDLETFLLDLFEGSPAVLHHIKRKSS